The following proteins are co-located in the Macadamia integrifolia cultivar HAES 741 chromosome 3, SCU_Mint_v3, whole genome shotgun sequence genome:
- the LOC122072731 gene encoding laccase-14, with the protein MEKMRFRTTAIVKLLAFLVSCVFLVQNATGKTHHHKFVVNSSPQTRLCSNKHILTVNGQFPGPNLYVHRGDKAIIEVYNKAKDNITLHWHGVRQLKNPWSDGPEYITQCPIRTGKNFTYRIEFTTEEGTVWWHAHSGWARATVHGAIIVYPKPGTYYPFPKPHEENPIILGEWWKQDLNKITGEANITGGEPRLSDAYTINGQPGYLYPCSKQGTFTMMVEYGKTYLLRIINAVVNEELFFSIAKHRMTLVGTDGFYTKPLTTDYIMITPGQTMDVLLEADQPASHYFMAARSYSSAFGAGFDNTTTTAILEYRGSRYHPPTSPQFPSLPPHNQTQAATNFTKRLRSLASKDHPIDVPKDIDTRLFYTISVNLLNCTNTPCKGPYGKRFSASVNNISFVTPSIDLLRAYYYRIHGVFEEDFPSKPPKSFNYTADHLPENFLTPAFGTKVKILEYNSSVELILQGTNVLASDNHPIHIHGYSFYVVGWGFGNFNPRMDPLRYNLIDPPEETTVGVPQNGWVAIRFRADNPGVWLMHCHIENHQMWGMNAVFLVKEGRRSQARMFPPPDDLPDC; encoded by the exons ATGGAGAAGATGCGCTTCAGAACAACTGCCATTGTGAAGCTTTTAGCGTTTCTTGTTTCTTGTGTATTTCTGGTTCAAAATGCTACAGGGAAGACCCACCATCATAAGTTTGTG GTGAATTCATCTCCTCAAACCCGATTATGTAGCAACAAGCACATCTTAACAGTAAATGGGCAATTCCCGGGTCCAAATTTGTACGTTCATAGGGGCGACAAGGCCATTATCGAAGTATATAACAAGGCAAAAGACAATATCACACTCCATTG GCATGGAGTAAGGCAACTAAAGAATCCATGGTCAGATGGCCCTGAATACATCACACAGTGCCCTATTAGAACAGGAAAAAATTTTACTTACAGAATTGAGTTCACTACTGAAGAAGGGACAGTATGGTGGCATGCACATAGTGGGTGGGCTCGAGCAACTGTCCATGGAGCAATCATTGTTTATCCCAAGCCAGGAACATACTATCCCTTTCCCAAGCCTCATGAAGAGAACCCCATTATATTAG GTGAGTGGTGGAAGCAAGACCTAAACAAGATAACGGGAGAAGCAAACATAACTGGAGGAGAACCAAGACTCTCAGATGCATACACCATAAACGGGCAACCGGGTTACTTATATCCATGCTCAAAGCAAG GAACCTTTACAATGATGGTGGAATATGGTAAAACATATCTTCTTCGGATCATTAATGCTGTCGTGAATGAAGaactcttcttctccattgCTAAACACCGAATGACGTTAGTAGGAACAGATGGATTCTATACTAAACCATTAACAACAGATTACATTATGATTACTCCTGGCCAAACGATGGATGTTCTATTGGAAGCAGACCAACCTGCTAGTCACTACTTCATGGCTGCTAGATCATATTCAAGTGCCTTCGGGGCCGGTTTCGATAACACTACTACTACTGCTATTCTCGAATACCGTGGTTCGCGGTACCATCCACCAACTAGTCCTCAATTTCCATCTCTCCCACCACACAATCAAACACAAGCAGCAACAAATTTCACAAAGAGATTAAGGAGCCTTGCAAGTAAAGATCACCCAATTGATGTCCCAAAGGATATAGACACTCGTTTGTTTTACACCATATCTGTTAACCTACTCAATTGCACCAATACACCTTGTAAGGGACCCTATGGTAAGAGATTCTCAGCCAGTGTGAACAATATAAGTTTTGTGACACCATCTATTGATTTGCTTCGAGCTTACTACTATAGAATTCATGGTGTATTTGAAGAAGATTTTCCTAGCAAGCCCCCAAAGAGCTTCAATTACACAGCTGACCACTTGCCTGAGAATTTTTTGACTCCAGCATTTGGCACTAAAGTGAAGATTTTGGAGTACAACTCTAGTGTTGAGCTTATTTTGCAGGGAACCAATGTATTAGCCAGTGATAATCATCCTATTCATATACATGGGTATAGCTTTTATGTGGTTGGATGGGGTTTTGGTAACTTCAATCCAAGAATGGATCCTTTGAGGTATAACCTAATTGACCCACCAGAGGAGACTACAGTTGGAGTTCCTCAAAATGGATGGGTAGCCATCAGATTCAGAGCTGATAATCCTG GTGTATGGCTTATGCATTGTCATATAGAGAATCATCAAATGTGGGGAATGAATGCAGTTTTCTTAGTGAAAGAGGGTAGGAGAAGTCAAGCTCGTATGTTTCCACCTCCTGATGACTTGCCCGATTGTtga